Genomic segment of Thermoanaerobacterium sp. PSU-2:
TATCTGCGGTATACCTACACCAATTATTATAGCACCTATCAAGCGATCTCTTGTCAAATCGATGCCTTCCGAAAAAACACCGCCCAGTACACAAAAGGCCAAAACACCATTTTGACTGTCTTCAAACATTCTCAAAAAATCATCTTTCTCGTTTTCTTTCATTGTACTTTCCTGTTTAAGTAAATAGCCAGTAGCCCTCTCCTTGTAAATCTCGTACGCCATGTTTAAATATTCATAAGATGGAAAATACACAATATAATTTCCGCTTCTCTTTGATACTGCTGTATGTATATACTCAACTATTTCTTCCAAGGTTTTTTCTCTATCCTTGTATTTTGTAGACACATCATTCGCAATAAGTACCATCCTGTTTTTAGTATCAAATGGCGAATCAAGGCAAACACCATAATCTTCTCGACTACCACCTAATAAAGACATATAATACTTTATAGGAATAAGCGTTGCAGAAAAAAACACAGTACTTCGCACTTTTTCAAGTATTTCACTAAGCAACTTGGAAGGATCTAAGCAAAATAATTTGACTTTCACATCATCGCCTTTTTTCTCAACATAAGTCGTATATGACTCATCATACATATCAGAAACCTTCAAGTATCTAATCACTTCAAAATACAGATCAATGATTGCATCTTTAACAATCGGCTTTATTTCATTTAAAAGAAACAACTCCGCTTCCCTTATAAATTGTCTTAAATATCCATTTAGATCGCTAAACATCTCATTAGTCACAAGATAGCTATTTTCGTTACACTGCTTCTTCAATTTGAGAAACGCTGAATTGATTTTTGACAATGCCCTTTCAAGCTTGATGCTTTTACCTTTAATCTCCTTCTTTAACGACAAAAAATCTTTTTTGTATAATTCCGCTGAAAACATCTCCCTTGATCTATCCACCAAATTGTGGGCTTCATCCACAAGAAGTGTAAAATCAGTTTTGTCTTGAAAGAACCTTTTAAGTCCAACGTTTGGATCAAAGACATAATTGTAATCACAGATTACGACTTCTGCCCACAAAGACAAATCAAGTGATAGCTCAAAGGGGCATACAATATGTTTTTGGGCGTATTCCTCAATTTTTGCACGATTAAAATTGTCTTCATTTAAAAATATATCCATTATAGCATCGTTTATCCTATCAAAGTGACCTTTTGCATACACACATGCTTCAGGCGTACATTCGTTTTTTTCATTAAAGCATATTTTCTCCTTAGCAGTTAAAACCAATGTCTTTACTTTAAGCCCTTTGCCTCTCAGCGTATTGAATGTCTCCTCTGCCACCGTTCTGGCTATCGTCTTTGCTGTAAGATAAAATATCTTTGAAGTTAACCCTTTTTTCATCGCCTTCAAAGATGGGAATATTGTAGATATGGTTTTCCCTATCCCTGTTGGAGCTTGAACAAAAAGTTTTTTCCCACTTTCAATCGATTTGTAGACAGATGCCATAAGTTTTTTTTGCCCTTTTCGGAAATCTTTATATGGAAAATCAATTTTTTCTATAGAGCTGTTTCTTTCCTTTATCCAATTGTATGACATGCTTGCCCAATTGCAATACTTCTTAACAAGGTCATCAAAAAAAGTTTTTAACTCATCTATAGAATATGTATATCTAAAATATTTAATCTCATCATTGTCGACTTGATAATACGTAAGTTGAACGCCTATGGTATTCAAGCCATTTTGAACTGAATAAATGTATGCATAACATTTTGCCTGTGCTAAATGCAAAGGATTGTAGCCTTCATCTATTTCATCTAAATTAGCACTCGTAGTCTTTATCTCATCAATTACCACATTGTCGTCATCTACAATGATGCCATCAGCACGACCCTCTATAGCAATGATAAACTCATCAAATTCTCTTTCATACCTTAACGTTACTTCCTTTTTGTAATTCTCGCCTTTGGAACTTTGAATTTTCTTGTGAATTTTTGTCCCTTCCAATGCCCTTAAATTGCTGCTGCCTAAAAACTCATTGTTTAAATCTCCACACCTCAATATAAATTCAACCAAATCTCTGACCGAAATCTTTATCTTTTCCTTAACCATCGCATCAAGTCCTTTAACACATCTATGGAAGTAGAAAATTTCTCGAATTGAATTATAACATAAATTCATTTAAGATGGTATAATATATGAGTAAATACGCATAGAAAGGGCTGTTCTTTTGATGGAAATACCAGCAGAACTTTTAAATGGCATAGAAGAAGAATCAAGCAGAATACCCGTAAATAGATTGATTTCTTTAGTTTCTGACATTTCTAATCGATACAGAAATACTGATGACAAATACATTTCTACATACGAAGAAGCCGTTGCATACATTTCATACAGGATGCCTGCTACATTTGGCGCTATATATGCAGTTTTAAACGATATAAAAGACATATGCAGTGATATTAATCCAAAATCAATTTTGGATGTCGGCGCAGGCCCAGGTACTGCAATGTGGGCAGCAACTTCAATATGGAATGATATAAACAAAATAACGCTTTTGGAAAAAAACAAAAACATGATAAAAATTGGCAAAAACCTGTCAGCAAACTCAAACAATAACTCTATTAAGAATTCTATTTGGATGGAAGTAGACTTGGAAAATTTGCCTGTATTGCCTAAACACGATATGGTAATTGCTTCGTACTCCATAGGTGAGATGAATGATGATGTACAGAGAGAAATAATAAAAAAACTGTGGGAAAGTGTTAATGACATGCTGATCATCATAGAGCCAGGAACTAAAATCGGTTTTTCTAACATAAAAAGAGCACGGGAAATTTTAGTATCCTTTGGTGCCCATGTAATATCCCCGTGTTCTCACGCTAATGAATGTCCAATAAATGATGATGACTGGTGTCACTTTTCATCCCGCATACAGCGGACAAGCATACACAGAAAAGTCAAAAACGGACAACTTTCATATGAAGATGAAAAATTCTCGTACATCTGTGTATCAAAGAAGCCTTGTAAAACAATAAAAAGCAGAATCATAAGGCACCCACAGATAAAAAAAGGCCACATAATATTAGATTTGTGCACAAATGATGGCATCAAGAAAGTCACAGTCAAAAAAAGCGATGGAGATATTTATAAGAAAGCTAGAGATATGAAATGGGGTTCTGTTTTTGAATGAATTTTAGGTTTGGTGTCAAATAACTAACTGTTTTTTCCCGTTATTGCGTCCTCATCTGTTATACTGCTGCACAATAATGGAGAATTGACATCATATAAAGTCATATTGCCATTGACGACACTACTACTGTAATTTGCATAGCAATAAACGCACCCATGCATACACGTATTATAAGCTCCTATATCTACACTAGCAGCACAACCACATGCTTTTCTTTGATTTTTGTCTTTTCCATCTTTGATTTTGCGACCGGAAATTTCCTCAATCAAATGGGGATCGATGCATCTTCCATGCTGTATTCCAAATTGAGACAAATCTATTTCTTCTGCGCACGTTTCAATTTTGAGAGAATACGCTTCTGCAATTTCTCCAAGCCTCCTGCCTATCCTTACTTTATCTTCATCGCTAATCTCAAAAGCACCTATTTTCTCAAGACCTTTCCTTACTTTAGGGTAAAAATCCACAAAGCTTATGATACACTTTGATGTGTAATCTTGAAGCTTCGATGATAATACTTCAAAATATTTATAGTGGTACTCCTCGCTAACAGCTTTGGTTATGATGATTGGATCGTACCTCCAGATGACCCTATTTGGTCCTATTTTGTCTGACAATTTTTTAAATGTATCTATTATTCTTGATTTCTTTGGGACATTTTTCTCAATCTTATCATCATAAGGATTCAATGTAAACTGAAAATAGTACGGATATCTATCAATAATTTGAAGATTATCAATCATATTTGCAGGATTTTTGCTCCAAAACACAAAACAATCTACAGCGTCAAGTGTTAAAGGTACCTTACTTACTTGACGATAATTAAATGGGTTTTTGACTAAAACATAACCTTCTTTGACTCTACTGTAAAACCAATCACTATAAAAAGCCGGCACATCTGTCCTCCTGCTGACGCTTATTATCATACATTGACCTTCCTTTTTATAAAGACCACTGTGATATATGGATGACTAAAATCCGCTAAGATTAACAACAGTCTGATGATGCATCATCATGAATAGCTAGTTCTCCATTCTCAACTGTTATTGTCACAGATTCAGCTCTTTTCCTTACATCATCCTCCATTAAAACTGAGATACCGTTGATAGAAACAGGTTCATCGCCATTCTCTAATTTGCCCAAATAAAACACAAGGGAAGTTCCACAGCACGATTTTTGCAACGTCGCTTTTAAGCAGTCACAATCATTTGAGACAAATGCCTCTTCAAGAATTTTTTTTGCTTCATCAGTAATTATCATTCTTATTACCTCCAATTTATTTTTAATAATCTTCTATTAATTTTCTTGCTTTTTCTTTAAGCCAGTAGAGCTTTCAATTTTTCACCTTTTATTTCATCATTACTCCAGGCAATAACCGCAAAATATCCATTAGTGTGTGCGGCAACTTTGTTAATCCATTCAATTTCATTGCTTGCTTTTGCAAATAATATTTTATTGCTTGTGCCAGTTTTATATAGTGAGGAATTTATAATCCACCACTTATTGCTTATACCAGCACGTCTCAAATCTTCCTCTAATCGCATTGCTTCATATACAGGTGTAGCCTCAGGTAAAGTCACAATTATGACTTCAGTTTCATTGACATTGTGAAGTCTAGGTAACAATTTTTTGGCTGATTCCGGAAGCTCACCATTTGAACGTTCAATTTCGTGATTGTAGCTTTGAGCATATTCGAGTAAAAGAAGTGTATGCCCAGTAGGTGCCGTATCAATGACTACAATCTCATTTTCAGCTTTATCAACTATTTCAGCAAACGCTCTAAATACAGCTATCTCTTGAGTACAAGGTG
This window contains:
- a CDS encoding helicase C-terminal domain-containing protein, with product MVKEKIKISVRDLVEFILRCGDLNNEFLGSSNLRALEGTKIHKKIQSSKGENYKKEVTLRYEREFDEFIIAIEGRADGIIVDDDNVVIDEIKTTSANLDEIDEGYNPLHLAQAKCYAYIYSVQNGLNTIGVQLTYYQVDNDEIKYFRYTYSIDELKTFFDDLVKKYCNWASMSYNWIKERNSSIEKIDFPYKDFRKGQKKLMASVYKSIESGKKLFVQAPTGIGKTISTIFPSLKAMKKGLTSKIFYLTAKTIARTVAEETFNTLRGKGLKVKTLVLTAKEKICFNEKNECTPEACVYAKGHFDRINDAIMDIFLNEDNFNRAKIEEYAQKHIVCPFELSLDLSLWAEVVICDYNYVFDPNVGLKRFFQDKTDFTLLVDEAHNLVDRSREMFSAELYKKDFLSLKKEIKGKSIKLERALSKINSAFLKLKKQCNENSYLVTNEMFSDLNGYLRQFIREAELFLLNEIKPIVKDAIIDLYFEVIRYLKVSDMYDESYTTYVEKKGDDVKVKLFCLDPSKLLSEILEKVRSTVFFSATLIPIKYYMSLLGGSREDYGVCLDSPFDTKNRMVLIANDVSTKYKDREKTLEEIVEYIHTAVSKRSGNYIVYFPSYEYLNMAYEIYKERATGYLLKQESTMKENEKDDFLRMFEDSQNGVLAFCVLGGVFSEGIDLTRDRLIGAIIIGVGIPQICLERDIIREYFERKYGLGYEFAYLYPGFNKVMQSAGRVIRTEEDKGIILLVDERFLQKNYIRIFPKEWFPYTKVNKCNLGFHLDSFWRNF
- a CDS encoding small ribosomal subunit Rsm22 family protein is translated as MEIPAELLNGIEEESSRIPVNRLISLVSDISNRYRNTDDKYISTYEEAVAYISYRMPATFGAIYAVLNDIKDICSDINPKSILDVGAGPGTAMWAATSIWNDINKITLLEKNKNMIKIGKNLSANSNNNSIKNSIWMEVDLENLPVLPKHDMVIASYSIGEMNDDVQREIIKKLWESVNDMLIIIEPGTKIGFSNIKRAREILVSFGAHVISPCSHANECPINDDDWCHFSSRIQRTSIHRKVKNGQLSYEDEKFSYICVSKKPCKTIKSRIIRHPQIKKGHIILDLCTNDGIKKVTVKKSDGDIYKKARDMKWGSVFE
- a CDS encoding DUF1848 domain-containing protein, whose product is MIISVSRRTDVPAFYSDWFYSRVKEGYVLVKNPFNYRQVSKVPLTLDAVDCFVFWSKNPANMIDNLQIIDRYPYYFQFTLNPYDDKIEKNVPKKSRIIDTFKKLSDKIGPNRVIWRYDPIIITKAVSEEYHYKYFEVLSSKLQDYTSKCIISFVDFYPKVRKGLEKIGAFEISDEDKVRIGRRLGEIAEAYSLKIETCAEEIDLSQFGIQHGRCIDPHLIEEISGRKIKDGKDKNQRKACGCAASVDIGAYNTCMHGCVYCYANYSSSVVNGNMTLYDVNSPLLCSSITDEDAITGKNS